The Dendropsophus ebraccatus isolate aDenEbr1 chromosome 3, aDenEbr1.pat, whole genome shotgun sequence genome includes a region encoding these proteins:
- the LOC138787050 gene encoding taste receptor type 2 member 40-like yields the protein MPPTFIVASMTILGASTIFGVFTNLLIVTVNFVDKIRGRKLNPSDLIMVTLGAFNIFFQFIMLVNDYVSFLDGNLYSSEQIYTLFTVLLVLPIFSSFWITVCLSVYYYLQISIFTHPFLIRLKLGVSQLIPKLLMASVVTSVANGIPAAWYRYIDRLSLGISSNQSLELTTSKVNIVYMLPSTVISCSLPLTLIGIANGVIIKSLLTHSYKEDRNAKGDLSPRTEARIRAARTIGTLLLLYISFYVSEVLLLIGIFPRNSPVFCACLMVIYVYPPAQSVVLILGSPKLKQISLALLRCLFTKEKPKSIEILFIKL from the coding sequence ATGCCTCCTACTTTTATTGTAGCCTCCATGACTATTTTAGGAGCTAGCACAATATTCGGGGTGTTCACCAACTTACTGATTGTCACGGTGAATTTTGTCGACAAGATCCGAGGCAGGAAACTCAATCCATCCGATCTCATCATGGTGACCCTTGGTGCATTCAATATATTTTTCCAGTTTATTATGTTGGTTAATGACTATGTGAGTTTCTTGGACGGCAACCTCTATAGCTCGGAACAAATTTACACTTTATTTACAGTTCTCCTGGTTCTGCCAATATTTTCCAGTTTCTGGATCACAGTTTGTCTCTCTGTCTACTACTACTTGCAGATAAGCATTTTTACTCACCCATTCCTAATCCGGCTTAAACTAGGAGTTTCTCAGCTGATACCCAAACTACTGATGGCTTCGGTTGTGACTTCAGTGGCTAATGGCATACCCGCTGCCTGGTACCGATACATAGATCGCCTCAGTTTAGGCATATCAAGTAACCAGAGCCTTGAACTAACTACATCTAAAGTTAATATTGTATATATGCTCCCCAGCACTGTCATTAGCTGTTCTTTACCTCTGACTCTCATTGGAATTGCTAATGGCGTCATTATTAAATCATTGCTCACGCACAGCTATAAGGAGGACCGGAACGCAAAAGGAGACCTCAGTCCAAGAACAGAAGCTCGAATACGAGCAGCTAGGACTATCGGGACCTTACTTCTTCTTTATATCTCATTTTATGTGTCTGAGGTTCTACTCCTTATAGGTATTTTTCCTAGGAATAGTCCTGTATTCTGTGCCTGTCTGATGGTAATTTATGTCTATCCCCCAGCCCAGTCTGTAGTTCTGATACTGGGAAGCCCCAAACTGAAGCAAATCTCTCTCGCTTTACTACGATGTTTATTCACTAAAGAAAAGCCTAAAAGCATAGAGATCTTATTTATCAAGCTCTGA